The following nucleotide sequence is from Neokomagataea tanensis.
TCATCACGCTTGGCCCAGTTTGGAACGACTATGCCTCCGTCGGCTGGCGCAAGCTGGTCCGGGGCGAAAACGTGATTGAAGTCAATCCAGAGAGCGTGACGGTCGATAATCAGCAATTTGCTGGTATTCCCCTCAAAGCGTTTGTCAGCGCGCTTGCAGAAAAGGCACCATCAAAACCCGCTTCGGCAACAGATGCCTACAAGCCTCTGAGCATCGCCCCTGCAGCCCCTGATGCGAAGCTCACAAACGACGAGCTCACCCGCCAAATCAACGGCCTTATCGATGGCAATACTACCCTTTTTGCTGAGACCGGGGATTCGTGGTTCAACGCGACTCGCATGAACCTTCCTGATGGGACACGTGTCGAATCTGAAATGCAGTGGGGTCACATTGGTTGGAGTGTCCCTTCTGTCTTCGGAAGTGCTGTTGCTGCGCCGGAACGCCGCCATGTGCTGATGGTTGGGGATGGGTCTTTCCAGCTTACAGCCCAAGAAGTAGCTCAGATGATCCGCTACGAGGTGCCGGTCATCATCTTCTTGATCAATAACTACGGCTACGTCATTGAAATTAAAATCCATGACGGCCCGTATAATTACATTCAAAACTGGAACTACGCGAAACTGATGGAAGCCTTCAATGGCGGCACAGGAGCAGAAGACGGATCTCTACGCGGTGGTCAAGCTTTGGGTTTGACAGCGTCCACCGGGGCAGAGCTCAAAGCCGCGATTAAAGAAGCGCAGAAACACACACGCGGCCCAACACTCATCGAATGTCGCCTCGACCGTGCAGATTGCACTAAAGAGCTCGTCGAATGGGGTAAGCAGGTCGCAAAGGCAAACTCACGTAAGCCGCAAGCCTAAGCTCTCTCTAAATGCCGGCGAGTAAGTGTCTCGCCGGCACACTGAGCTAGAAAATACTCTTGTTCAGCCTAAACCCGCCTGAAGTTTAGGCAGGATTTCAAACAAATCCCCAACGATTCCGTAATCAGCAGATTGGAAAATCGGGGCCTCTGGGTCCTTATTGATGGCCACAATCACCTTACTATCCTTCATCCCCGCAAGATGCTGGATAGCGCCAGAAATACCGACTGCGATATAAAGCTCAGGGGCAACAATTTTACCTGTCTGCCCAACCTGAAGCTCGTTGGGAACGAAGCCCGCATCTACCGCAGCACGCGAAGCACCGACTGCTGCGCCCAATTTATCCGCCAAAGACTCCAACAGTTTGAAGTTTTCAGCATTTTGCATACCGCGACCACCGGATACGACAACGCGCGCGGCATCAAGTTCCGGCCTGTCAGACTGTGACAATTGTACCGATACGATATCAGACAATGGCGATGTTAGATCGTTGGACAAAACAACGATTTCAGCCGCTCCACCCTCTGTGCCTACGGGATCAAAGTGAGCAGGGCGGATGGTAAGCACCTTGTGCTTGTCTGTTGAGCGCACCGTTGCCAACGCATTACCAGCATAAATGGGCCGAATGAATGTTTCTTGATCAAGGATAGAAACAACGTCTGGTATTGGCTGCACATCAATCAACGCTGCTGCACGAGGCAGAATGTTTTTTGTGCTGGCAGATGCCGCCCCGATAATATGGGTATAATCAGCTGATAGGGCCGCAATAAGTGCTGCTACAGGCTCAGCCAATCCCTTCAATGCACCATCACACGGAAGGTGGAGAACTTTCCGGACAGAAGGGAAACGTGCAGCAGCCTCAGCAGAAGCTCCCAACAGTAGGACGTCAACCTCCCCTAACTGCGCTGCCGCTGCAATTGCTGAACGAGAAGATTGGCGAATATCGTTATTTTCGTATTCTACAAGAACTAAGGCGGTCACGTTCAAATCACCTTTGCTTCATTGCGCAATTTTTCAATAAGTTCTTCTACGCTGCCAAGAACAGCACCAGCTTGACGAGCTGCTGGCTCCGCAACGCTCACAACCGTCAAACGTGGTGCTACGTCGACGTTAAGATCAGCAATGCTGAGCGTTGTAAGAGGTTTTTTACGCGCTTTCATGATATTTGGCAGCGATGCGTAACGGGGCTCGTTTAAGCGCAAGTCCGCCGTAACGATAGCAGGCAGTTTTAACTGGACCGTTTCCAGTCCACCATCAACCTCACGGGTAACTTTGGCGTTCTCGTTTTCAATAACCACTTCACTCGCAAAAGTGCCCTGGCCCCATCCGAGAAGACCGGCCAACATCTGGCCTGTAGCATTCATGTCATCATCAATTGCTTGCTTTCCGAGTATAACCAAATCAGGCTTTTCGGTCAGGACAATCTCTTTTAGTGCTTTTGCAATACCCAGCGGCTCCACCGCTTCGTCCGTCGTAACAAGAATTGCGCGGTCAACGCCCATTGCCAAGGCTGTACGCAAGACTTCTTGAGCAGCCTGCGGCCCAATCGACACCGCAACAATCTCAGAAGCATCACCGCGCTCCTTCAAACGCACGGCCTCTTCGATAGCGTTTTCATCAAATGGATTAAGCGACATTTTAACGCCGCTAGTTTCTACACCAGAGCCATCAGCTTTGACGCGAATTTTAACATTATAATCAATAACCCTTTTCACGGGCACTAAGACTTTTATCCCCACGAGCTGTTCGTTCCCATAAAATAATGAAGCCGACTGATATAAGACGCATATTGTATACGATAGTCAAATAAAAAGGGCTGAAAAAATCAGCCCTTTGGTACATATAATTTATTATTCCAACATGAAAAATCAGATACGCACCCGTGTCAAAATAGGCCCCAGAACAGCAAGCGCGATCATCAAAAATACCGGGAATATAAATAGTTTTCCTATGCCGAGCATGCTTACAATCAATGTAAATATTGCCGGCCCCAACAAGGTGCCGCAATACCCAACGAAAAACACAATGCCTATATTTTTACCCTGATTTTCTGGGTCTTTACTCCCGGCACATGAAACAATCAAAGGAGTTAGGCACGAAACCCCGATACCAATTAAACTAAAACCAATAATGGCGGCAGCATGTGATGGAATAAAATTGGCGCAGGACATACCCACCAAAGCCAAGAACGCACTTGATATAATCGTTAACGGACGACCAATCCTTCTAGCAATAGAATCACCGAATAACCGACCGACGAACTCAGCGCCTGTAAAACAACTAATCGCAATACCAGCTACAGAAGAAGTCGTACCAATATGGCGGCGCATGAATTCCTGCCCCCAATCCGTGACCGCACTCTCCGTAGCTACGCTACTTAATAATAAAGCCCCGAACCCGACCATCAGGCCTAGGACAACCCATTGATACCCTTTTTTATGGTTAATATTCGCATCTTTAATAATAATATTCTGGTCTTCCGTAATATCGTTTTTACTTAGAAAATTCTTATTTAACCCAATGGCAGCGCATAAACATAAGGCTCCCATCAACGCAAAATCGTAAAAGGGTGACGCAGGGAAATATCCCGCGAAATAACTACCAATCAAGCCATATAAAAAACCACCAAAAGCAAAACATGCATGAAACTCAGACATGATTGTTCGCCCATAGAAACGTTCAATCTGCACGCCATGGGTGTTCAAACTCGTATCACAAGCTCCGCGCAGGGTGCCGAACACAATTCCAATTAAAAGGGCTGAAATGTAGCTATTTGAGGCACCGAAAGGAAAGAATGACATACCGTAAAAAAGCAAAGCGCATGCCAAAACAATGCGTGCGCCAAAAGCATCAATCAATCGTCCTGTGAGTAACGCTCCAACAGTGGAACCTACACCCATGCCCAATGCGATCATTCCAAAATAGAAATCACCGCTATTACCGTCCAAAGACGTATGAAAGCGTAAGGCCGATACGCCTGTAGACCAAGCGTAAAAACTCGCACCAAAAGTCATGAACGCAATAGAATTTGCCAGTCGTGCCCGCCGTATATGCTTCGGTATTTCTCGTACGGTAGAAAGACTCAGATCGTTATGAGACATTACTCCCTCTGCCAGAGGGGCTGTATCGTGATCGGTCAAAACAGCTATTTCGGGCATATTTTGCTCCTTAATCATAACGATCAAATTTCACATATTAAAATAATAGAAATTCGATTCTTAAAAACTCTGGCCAATACTTGTGAAATAAATACTGGCCCCCAAAACTATAATTTTACACCGCCCCGACGGAGAAAAGCGGCTTACCGAGCTTGTCCGTATCAATATCGATACCAAGGCCCGGAGCAGTCGGGGCTGAGCCAAAGCCATTTTGTGATTTTGGCGCATAGCCAGCTAAGTGGCCGTCAGTCCAGTCGTTGAAAAACGGCGTCATAAGCAATGATGTCGGGCGTGTTGTCGCGGCAATATGGCTTGTAGCCGCAGTGATAATGTCACCACCCCACATATCCTCAACCGACACCGCCATATTGAGGTCTTGCAGCAGATCTCTAGCCCGCAAAACATTGGTAAGGCCGCCCAATTTCCCAAATTTCAAATTAATTGAAACGGCATTTCCTTCGTATTTTGCCCGGAATACATCGTCTTGGCACACTATGGATTCGTCTAACACCAGCGGTACGCTTGAACCCCGATGCGCTAAAATGCAATCTGTCGTGGATCGGCAGGGTTGCTCAACATAAACAGGCAATCCCTCAAGACCTGCTATTGCTATTTTAGCAGAGGCCAAAGACCAGCCACCGTTTGAGTCAGCAACTATGACCGTCTCATTATCACCAGCAGCGGAACAAGCTTTGGCTCTGGCAACATCCTCAAGAGGGTTATTACCAACCTTCAACTGGAAGCGGTTAATGCCAAAGCTGCGTCTTTTTCTAATAAAATCGGCCATTGATTCAGCTGTCCCCAGTGGAACAGCCTCATAAATTGGAAAACGCTCATTAATCACGCCACCAATCAAAGCAGAGATCGGACGATTGAGAGATTTTCCCAATATATCCCAGCATGCAATATCTATTGGGCTTTTCGCAAACTCTTGCCCCATTAGCGTCGAGTTCATAATCTGGTTAATCAATAAAATATTGGATGGGTCTTTTCCAATAATCGCTTCCCCCAAGTCCTTTAAGGCCGTACGAATGCCTTCAGGAAAAGTCGGAAGATAAACTTTACCGAGGGTCGTTATTTCCCCCCACCCCTCAATACCTTCATCCGTGCGTATGCGAACTACCGTTCCATCCTCTGTATCGGCCACGCGATCGCCGGACATAACATACTGCCCATGGGCATAACCAACCCGGTAAGAGTAAACATCAATCCCGACGATACGCATGGTCAACTCTTTCTAAAACGTTAGGAACTCAAATTTTATGCAAACCACAAAAAATTTTAACACGATTCGAATGATTATATATCGAATACGTTATATTACGAGAGCGGAAGGCAATAAATCTGTCGGCATATTTTGATAGCAAACAGGCCGTAGAAAACGCTCTATCGCGCCCGTGCCTACAGAGGTTGTCCTAACATCGCTCGTCGCAGGGAAAGGCCCACCATGCACCATGGTTTCACAAACCTCTACGCCTGTAGGCCAACTATTCGCCAGGATACGCCCTGCTTTTAGCTCAAGGATAGGCAACAATGTGCGCGCATCTTCGATATCACCCTCGCGAAGATGGAGCGTGGCGGTCAGCTGACCTTCCAAGCCCGCACTCAACTTCCTAAGCGTGGCCATGTCATCACATTCCACAACCAAGGATGATGCGCCAAAAACTTCGTGTGATAGGCTTTTATCCGCCATAAAAGAGTGGGCGTCCGTTGCAAAAAGCGCAGACTGACATGCATTCAGCCCACCTTCAGGCCCGCGAGCAACGAGACTGACTTTATCATTCTCAATAAGCTCCGCGACCCCGGCACTATAATTCGCATAAATACCGGACGTCAGCATTGTTGTAGCTGCAATATTCTTAAGCTCTTTTGCAGCACTCTTGATAAAGAGTTCCAAATCAGGACCCGCAACACCCAAAATGAGACCCGGATTGGTACAGAACTGCCCTGCCCCCATGGTAAGTGACGCAGCAAACCCTTTTCCCAACTCTTCAGCACTATTTTTCAAGGCCTGAGGGAAAAGATAAACAGGGTTAATACTGCTCATTTCCGCGTAGACAGGGATTGGAACTGGGCGATTAGACGCAATCTCGCTTAGGGCTAATCCACCGGCTCTTGAGCCCGTGAAACCAACAGCCGCGATCTCTGGGTTTTTCACCAATGCCGCACCGATCTCATGTCCTGTTCCGCCTAAAAGCGAGAAGACACCCTCGGGCAAGCCGCAGTGCTGAACTGCACGTTGAATAGCCCGCCCCACCATTTCACTACAGCCAGGGTGAGCCGGATGAGCCCGCACGACTACAGGGCAACCTGCAGCCAAAGCAGAAGCCGTGTCACCCCCGGCAACAGAAAAGGCCAACGGGAAATTACTTGCACCAAAGACCGCTACCGGCCCCACGGCGATTCTGACCTGCCGCATGTCGGGCCGCGGTAATGGTGCCCTATCTGGCAATGCCCGATCAAATTTTGCTTGCTGAAACTCGCCCTTGCGCAACACCTCTGCAAACATTCTGAGCTGGCCTGTCGTACGCCCGCGCTCACCGGTAATGCGTGCAGGCGGCAACGCGGTTTCAGCGCAAGTTCGTTCTATAAGCGCGTCGCCACAGGCCTCAATTTCTAACGCAATTTGCTCAAGAAACTCAGCTCTCACGTTTGGTTTTAAATTTCTGAATGTTTGATATGCTTTACCAGCAAGCTCACATGCGAGCCGGACATCCTCTTCTGTGGCGCACGAGAACGACGTATCGAGTGCCTCTCCCGTAGCTGGGTTTTCAGCAGCAAAGGTTCTTTCTCTTTTTACGAAAGATGAACCTATAATTAGATCCCCGGTGAGCATGGTAAGCATCCTGACAATTTCGTTAAATACTTTTCCCGCTTGTAATCCTCGAGAAAAGCAATCTCCAAGAGTAGAATAAATATAGTATACCCTTGGAGCGCGGTCATATCTCGGCAAATCTGACTTTAGATCAGATCAAACCGAATTATTGAGGTGCATATTCCTGAACTGCACCTGAAAGCTTAGACCAATGTGAATACCATTTATTAAAAAGATCAAATTGATTTTGAACGTAGCCTTTTTGACTTTCAGTCAAATTATCTGTTTCATTAAAATTAAGTGTATATTCAAGCTCTCCCTTTAAAACCATCATATGCTTGAAATAAAGCACTAGGTCAGGACCTTCATCGAAGGATGACAAAATAGCCAGAGCCTGCTCCAACTCCAGCGCGCGCTGGCGTGCATCCGGGTCACCCTTAGCTGCCGCACGAGCAAGATTGCTCAAATGGATAACTTCCTTCGGCAGTACGTTGCCAATGCCTGTAATAGCACCAGCGGCACCACAATTTACAAAGCCATGGAACACAGCTGTATCGACACCAATGGTCAGTGCAACATTATCTTCTGCACTTGTAATTGCTTCTGCCGCGTAACGCATGTCATCAGCGCCACCGAACTCCTTGAAACCAATCAGGTTCGGGTGCTCTGCACGAAGCGCAAAGAAGAGATCCGCGCGTGTTGCAAAGCCATAGTATGGGCTGTTGTAAATCACCGCTGGCAGGTCAGGCGCTGCACTTAAAATGGCTTTAAAATGAGCTTTTTGCGCAGAAATGACAGATCCACGGGAAAGCACGCGCGGGATCACCATAAGACCTTGAGCACCAACTTCTTGCGCATGCTTGGCATGAGCTACTGCAGATGCAGTATTGACCGCCCCCGTCCCTACGATAACCGGCACACCAGCTTCAACCAAGCGGGCGACACCTTCCATACGCTCTGCATCTGTTAGGAGGGGCCAGTCACCCATCGAGCCACAATAAACGACAGCCGACATACCTTGCTTGATAAGCTCAAGACCTTTGCGCACCAGCGCGTCAAAATCAGGTGTACGATCTGCTTTGCAGGGTGTCATCAGCGCTGGAATGACACCAGAAAAAATACTCATTCTAAGATCCTTTTTCTCCCGGAGGCAGCGCGACCTTGGCAGCCAACCCGACGATATATCTACGCTTTAACCCCAGCGCACCACACATGGCAAGAAGAAAGTATACGTTTTAACGTATAATTTCTTAAACAAAGAATCCGACCGTGATTTTGGACAATCCGATTTTCTCTCAGTTCTCAAAACACAAAAAAAGCGCCCCGGAATCCGGGGCGCCCTAAATTAATTAATCTTTTTTCTTATTGAAGATCGAGAATCATCGCTCCGTATGGAGGAAGCAAATACCCACCTACCGTTTTGACATTCCCGACAAAACTTTGCGTCAAGATTTTTGCTTGACCATCAAAATCAAATTTTTGGGCAAATCCTGAGAAGTTATTAATAACTATAGCCTTTTTATTACCCAGAACTCTTTTAAAGATCAAAAGCTGAGAGTTATTACCCTCTATAACTTCCTGCGATCCGTATTTAAACAGTAAATTGTTATTCTTCAGTGAAATAAGATTTTTGTACCAATTTAACATTGAATTCGGATCAATTTCCTCGGCATCAACATTTACGCTTGTATAAGATGCACCAACAGGAAGCCATGTTGTGGGTGATTTACTAAACCCAGCGTTTAATGTTGTATCCCATTGCATAGGGGTCCGTTCCGCGTCCCTCCCCTTATCTTTTGGCCACCCCGCCTTACCCTCCGGATCCCGAACATCCTCTACACGCTGCGGAGTATTGGTGGACATACCAATTTCATCTCCGTAATACATTAGCACCGATGAACGAGAGGCGAATAATACTGTCGCCAACATTTTCTGTATGTCCGTGCAATTTGCAAAGGGCTTGCCCCCAAAATCCTTCGCGCAAAAGCGATCTGCCCGCAGATTGTCATGATTATCTATGACCAGAAGAGGCTCAGAATTATGGATTTTCGTAACGGCATCATTCAGGTTTTTTCTCCATTGAGAAACATCCAAATGAACGAAGTTATTATCTTGGTCCTGAATGCCCAAAATAACATCCATAGGCAAATTTAGTTCGTTATGGTCTTTGCCACCGTACCACGCATCCAAACCCCCAATATCCATTCCGTAAGTCTCGCCTATCAACGCGCGAGAACCAGGATAGGAATCGAACATTTTACGTAAATCACGCATCAGCGGATG
It contains:
- a CDS encoding MFS transporter, translating into MPEIAVLTDHDTAPLAEGVMSHNDLSLSTVREIPKHIRRARLANSIAFMTFGASFYAWSTGVSALRFHTSLDGNSGDFYFGMIALGMGVGSTVGALLTGRLIDAFGARIVLACALLFYGMSFFPFGASNSYISALLIGIVFGTLRGACDTSLNTHGVQIERFYGRTIMSEFHACFAFGGFLYGLIGSYFAGYFPASPFYDFALMGALCLCAAIGLNKNFLSKNDITEDQNIIIKDANINHKKGYQWVVLGLMVGFGALLLSSVATESAVTDWGQEFMRRHIGTTSSVAGIAISCFTGAEFVGRLFGDSIARRIGRPLTIISSAFLALVGMSCANFIPSHAAAIIGFSLIGIGVSCLTPLIVSCAGSKDPENQGKNIGIVFFVGYCGTLLGPAIFTLIVSMLGIGKLFIFPVFLMIALAVLGPILTRVRI
- a CDS encoding mandelate racemase/muconate lactonizing enzyme family protein, which translates into the protein MRIVGIDVYSYRVGYAHGQYVMSGDRVADTEDGTVVRIRTDEGIEGWGEITTLGKVYLPTFPEGIRTALKDLGEAIIGKDPSNILLINQIMNSTLMGQEFAKSPIDIACWDILGKSLNRPISALIGGVINERFPIYEAVPLGTAESMADFIRKRRSFGINRFQLKVGNNPLEDVARAKACSAAGDNETVIVADSNGGWSLASAKIAIAGLEGLPVYVEQPCRSTTDCILAHRGSSVPLVLDESIVCQDDVFRAKYEGNAVSINLKFGKLGGLTNVLRARDLLQDLNMAVSVEDMWGGDIITAATSHIAATTRPTSLLMTPFFNDWTDGHLAGYAPKSQNGFGSAPTAPGLGIDIDTDKLGKPLFSVGAV
- a CDS encoding electron transfer flavoprotein subunit beta/FixA family protein, giving the protein MKVLVPVKRVIDYNVKIRVKADGSGVETSGVKMSLNPFDENAIEEAVRLKERGDASEIVAVSIGPQAAQEVLRTALAMGVDRAILVTTDEAVEPLGIAKALKEIVLTEKPDLVILGKQAIDDDMNATGQMLAGLLGWGQGTFASEVVIENENAKVTREVDGGLETVQLKLPAIVTADLRLNEPRYASLPNIMKARKKPLTTLSIADLNVDVAPRLTVVSVAEPAARQAGAVLGSVEELIEKLRNEAKVI
- a CDS encoding aldehyde dehydrogenase (NADP(+)) — its product is MLTGDLIIGSSFVKRERTFAAENPATGEALDTSFSCATEEDVRLACELAGKAYQTFRNLKPNVRAEFLEQIALEIEACGDALIERTCAETALPPARITGERGRTTGQLRMFAEVLRKGEFQQAKFDRALPDRAPLPRPDMRQVRIAVGPVAVFGASNFPLAFSVAGGDTASALAAGCPVVVRAHPAHPGCSEMVGRAIQRAVQHCGLPEGVFSLLGGTGHEIGAALVKNPEIAAVGFTGSRAGGLALSEIASNRPVPIPVYAEMSSINPVYLFPQALKNSAEELGKGFAASLTMGAGQFCTNPGLILGVAGPDLELFIKSAAKELKNIAATTMLTSGIYANYSAGVAELIENDKVSLVARGPEGGLNACQSALFATDAHSFMADKSLSHEVFGASSLVVECDDMATLRKLSAGLEGQLTATLHLREGDIEDARTLLPILELKAGRILANSWPTGVEVCETMVHGGPFPATSDVRTTSVGTGAIERFLRPVCYQNMPTDLLPSALVI
- a CDS encoding FAD-binding protein translates to MTALVLVEYENNDIRQSSRSAIAAAAQLGEVDVLLLGASAEAAARFPSVRKVLHLPCDGALKGLAEPVAALIAALSADYTHIIGAASASTKNILPRAAALIDVQPIPDVVSILDQETFIRPIYAGNALATVRSTDKHKVLTIRPAHFDPVGTEGGAAEIVVLSNDLTSPLSDIVSVQLSQSDRPELDAARVVVSGGRGMQNAENFKLLESLADKLGAAVGASRAAVDAGFVPNELQVGQTGKIVAPELYIAVGISGAIQHLAGMKDSKVIVAINKDPEAPIFQSADYGIVGDLFEILPKLQAGLG
- a CDS encoding alpha-amylase family glycosyl hydrolase, which produces MKKNLRSLFLGLLLSATALPSLSLAKTAPAEHPWWESATIYEIYPRSFQDTKASGTGDLKGITQRLDYLKSLGITAIWITPFYPSPGVDFGYDISNCEDVDPLYGNLKDFDNLLAEAKKRNIKIVIDVVLNQTSDKHPWFEESRKSRNNPKSDYYVWMDPKGFDKSGKPIPPNNWQNWFGHTAWTYDDQRKQFFYHDYAKEQPDLNWRNPAVKDAMFKMIRFWLDRGVDGIRLDSIFTIYEDPSFKDEPYLLDKNGNKTLDAFGETATSQVLQGYQPELHPLMRDLRKMFDSYPGSRALIGETYGMDIGGLDAWYGGKDHNELNLPMDVILGIQDQDNNFVHLDVSQWRKNLNDAVTKIHNSEPLLVIDNHDNLRADRFCAKDFGGKPFANCTDIQKMLATVLFASRSSVLMYYGDEIGMSTNTPQRVEDVRDPEGKAGWPKDKGRDAERTPMQWDTTLNAGFSKSPTTWLPVGASYTSVNVDAEEIDPNSMLNWYKNLISLKNNNLLFKYGSQEVIEGNNSQLLIFKRVLGNKKAIVINNFSGFAQKFDFDGQAKILTQSFVGNVKTVGGYLLPPYGAMILDLQ
- a CDS encoding alpha-keto acid decarboxylase family protein, with amino-acid sequence MTFTVGHYLAERLTQIGLKHHFAVAGDYNLVLLDQLIEHGGTQQIYSCNELNCSFSAEGYARSNGAACAIVTFSVGAISAMNGIGGAYAENLPVILVSGAPNTNDHGSGHVLHHTIGLTDYSYQREMVRHVTVAAEIIVSAENAPAQIDHVIRTALREKKPAYLEIACNIAGAPCVKPGPISTLFSSQPVDDTSLNAALEASLSFLEKREKVVILIGNKLKSAGALKEAVALAERLGCAVTVMSAAKSLFSEAHPQFRGVYWGEVSSEGTEKIVEGADGVITLGPVWNDYASVGWRKLVRGENVIEVNPESVTVDNQQFAGIPLKAFVSALAEKAPSKPASATDAYKPLSIAPAAPDAKLTNDELTRQINGLIDGNTTLFAETGDSWFNATRMNLPDGTRVESEMQWGHIGWSVPSVFGSAVAAPERRHVLMVGDGSFQLTAQEVAQMIRYEVPVIIFLINNYGYVIEIKIHDGPYNYIQNWNYAKLMEAFNGGTGAEDGSLRGGQALGLTASTGAELKAAIKEAQKHTRGPTLIECRLDRADCTKELVEWGKQVAKANSRKPQA
- a CDS encoding dihydrodipicolinate synthase family protein, encoding MSIFSGVIPALMTPCKADRTPDFDALVRKGLELIKQGMSAVVYCGSMGDWPLLTDAERMEGVARLVEAGVPVIVGTGAVNTASAVAHAKHAQEVGAQGLMVIPRVLSRGSVISAQKAHFKAILSAAPDLPAVIYNSPYYGFATRADLFFALRAEHPNLIGFKEFGGADDMRYAAEAITSAEDNVALTIGVDTAVFHGFVNCGAAGAITGIGNVLPKEVIHLSNLARAAAKGDPDARQRALELEQALAILSSFDEGPDLVLYFKHMMVLKGELEYTLNFNETDNLTESQKGYVQNQFDLFNKWYSHWSKLSGAVQEYAPQ